From one Brachypodium distachyon strain Bd21 chromosome 4, Brachypodium_distachyon_v3.0, whole genome shotgun sequence genomic stretch:
- the LOC104584359 gene encoding uncharacterized protein LOC104584359 isoform X1 translates to MPTRPSSLRVFLMSGDHAIGKQDTYDTSFGSWKHPKGAFSAIRSSTPLLLWDPEPMYIGVKKMMQFHDLNGVKQCWTMIQYHLLDQAEDQGMPLLQELFVGVEIDVGGRINCWDDELMLCVVLRTENISDSLDNLFSICNPRDFDTQGHCLLCVKSS, encoded by the exons ATGCCGACCCGTCCAAGCTCCCTTCGTGTTTTCCTGATGTCGGGAGACCATGCAATTGGGAAGCAGGACACCTACGATACATCGTTCGGGTCCTGGAAGCACCCGAAGGGCGCATTTTCAGCGATCCGTTCCTCGACTCCTCTGCTGCTATGGGATCCGGAACCTATGTACATCGGcgtgaagaagatgatgcaATTCCACGATCTAAACGGAGTCAAGCAATGCTGGACTATGATCCAGTATCATCTGTTggatcaagcagaagatcaGGGCATGCCTCTGTTACAG GAACTCTTTGTGGGTGTCGAAATCGATGTTGGGGGAAGAATCAATTGTTGGGAT GACGAGCTAATGCTTTGTGTGGTCTTACGAACGGAAAATATTTCGGATTCCCTCGACAACCTTTTCAGTATATGTAATCCCAGAGATTTCGATACGC AGGGCCATTGTCTCCTGTGCGTGAAGAGCAGTTGA
- the LOC100825454 gene encoding BTB/POZ domain-containing protein At3g50780: MEESRPRRAPARIRAVPIAVTPEGFWCCPSPAALHKSLKNPHHHHHHHGSNNGGGHGKQPRKIPSAPPSKAPSVQTAPSVADESGRREGAGEQDAPAVEAAAADGREEPAGGGEAQLQQHEICVGFGQPETSDLTVMLYGKEGIAVRMNVHRDVLCGSSAFFAAKLSGGGNGGPPVPSVEIHDCDDAEIYVETVGLMYCDEAKHKLLKQNVSRVLRIMKVAESLGFEACVKSCLDYLEAVPWVGEEEDNVVSSIRHLQSKAYGVSPLLKRVASDSLNSPADTLSHIMEMVLKSNDDRGRREMKALVLNLLKDSNRCTDGTSDICSELFHSSCQGCIDRLKLLFAEASEAGFPSQVTRQITLETDNLLWLVEILVNQRICDDFVVMWASQSELASLHAKLSVASRHAVSCITARLFVGIGRGEMLPSKNTRLLLLQVWLQALIDDYSWLQCSCRSFDRKLVEEGIGQTILTLPLEDQRSILLSWLGRFLKLGDNCPNLQRAFEVWWRRTFVRPYVNQARDGGWMNLQFEVAGGMVRIKKGAISYQ; encoded by the exons ATGGAGGAATCGAGGCCGAggagggcgccggcgaggatCCGGGCCGTGCCGATCGCCGTCACGCCGGAGGGGTTCTGGTGCTgcccctcgccggcggcgctgcacAAGAGCCTCAAGAAcccgcaccaccaccaccaccaccacggcagcaacaatggcggcggccacgggaAGCAGCCGCGCAAGATCCCGTCGGCGCCTCCGTCCAAGGCGCCCTCCGTGCAGACAGCGCCGTCCGTGGCCGACGAGTCGGGCCGCCGGGAAGGCGCCGGCGAGCAGGACGCGCCGGCGgttgaggcggcggcggcggatggacGGGAggagccggccggcggtggtgaggctcagctgcagcagcacgaGATCTGCGTCGGGTTTGGGCAGCCTGAGACGAGCGACCTGACGGTGATGCTGTATGGCAAGGAAGGGATTGCTGTCAGGATGAACGTGCATAGGGATGTTCTCTGCGGAAGCAGCGCATTCTTCGCCGCGAagctctccggcggcggcaatggtgGCCCTCCGGTGCCCTCTGTCGAGATACATGACTGCGACGATGCAGAGATCTATGTGGAGACCGTCGGGCTGATGTACTGCGACGAGGCGAAGCACAAGCTGCTCAAGCAGAACGTGTCGCGTGTGCTTCGCATCATGAAG GTTGCTGAATCACTTGGTTTTGAGGCCTGTGTCAAGTCATGCCTGGATTATCTGGAAGCAGTCCCTTGGGtcggtgaggaagaagataacGTTGTGTCATCGATACGGCATCTTCAGAGCAAGGCTTATGGAGTTAGCCCTTTACTGAAAAGAGTTGCTTCTGACAGTCTGAACTCACCAGCTGATACTTTGTCTCATATTATGGAGATGGTCTTGAAGAGCAATGATGACAGGGGGCGTCGGGAGATGAAAGCCTTAGTTCTGAATCTTCTCAAGGATAGCAACCGTTGCACGGATGGTACGTCAGACATCTGTTCTGAATTATTTCACAGTTCATGTCAAGGTTGCATAGACAGACTTAAGCTACTCTTCGCGGAAGCATCTGAAGCAGGTTTTCCTTCTCAAGTTACAAGGCAAATAACCCTGGAGACTGACAATCTCCTCTGGTTGGTCGAGATATTGGTTAACCAACGGATTTGTGATGATTTTGTGGTCATGTGGGCAAGCCAGAGTGAGCTTGCATCATTACATGCAAAATTGTCAGTTGCCTCTCGCCACGCAGTTAGCTGTATCACAGCGAGGCTTTTTGTTGGGATTGGAAGAGGAGAAATGCTTCCATCCAAGAACActcgtcttcttctcctgCAAGTCTGGCTGCAAGCACTCATCGATGACTACTCATGGCTACAATGCAGCTGCCGGTCATTTGATAGGAAGCTTGTTGAGGAAGGGATTGGGCAAACAATCCTAACACTTCCTTTGGAAGACCAGCGATCTATATTACTATCATGGCTCGGGAGATTCTTGAAGTTGGGTGATAACTGTCCAAACTTGCAGAGGGCATTTGAGGTATGGTGGAGAAGGACTTTCGTCAGACCTTATGTCAATCAGGCAAG AGATGGTGGATGGATGAACTTGCAGTTCGAGGTTGCTGGGGGTATGGTCAGGATAAAGAAAGGAGCTATCAGCTACCAATGA
- the LOC104584359 gene encoding uncharacterized protein LOC104584359 isoform X2: MPTRPSSLRVFLMSGDHAIGKQDTYDTSFGSWKHPKGAFSAIRSSTPLLLWDPEPMYIGVKKMMQFHDLNGVKQCWTMIQYHLLDQAEDQGMPLLQDELMLCVVLRTENISDSLDNLFSICNPRDFDTQGHCLLCVKSS; the protein is encoded by the exons ATGCCGACCCGTCCAAGCTCCCTTCGTGTTTTCCTGATGTCGGGAGACCATGCAATTGGGAAGCAGGACACCTACGATACATCGTTCGGGTCCTGGAAGCACCCGAAGGGCGCATTTTCAGCGATCCGTTCCTCGACTCCTCTGCTGCTATGGGATCCGGAACCTATGTACATCGGcgtgaagaagatgatgcaATTCCACGATCTAAACGGAGTCAAGCAATGCTGGACTATGATCCAGTATCATCTGTTggatcaagcagaagatcaGGGCATGCCTCTGTTACAG GACGAGCTAATGCTTTGTGTGGTCTTACGAACGGAAAATATTTCGGATTCCCTCGACAACCTTTTCAGTATATGTAATCCCAGAGATTTCGATACGC AGGGCCATTGTCTCCTGTGCGTGAAGAGCAGTTGA